The Bosea sp. 685 DNA window CTTGGCCTCGTCGACCTGGCGCTGGCGGTTCCAGAGCGCCGCATAGACGCCATCGGCCGCGAGCAATTGCGGATGGCTGCCGCGCTCGACGATCAGGCCCTTGTCGAGCACGATGATCTCGTCGGCATTGATCACGGTCGAGAGCCGGTGCGCGATGACCAAAGTGGTGCGGCCCTCGCTGACCCGGTCGAGCGCATCCTGGATCTCCTTCTCGGTGAAGGAATCGAGCGCCGAGGTCGCCTCGTCCAGAACCAGTACGGGCGGGCCCTTGAGGATGGTGCGGGCAATCGCAACGCGCTGCTTCTCGCCACCCGAGAGCTTCAGGCCACGCTCGCCGACCGAGGTGTCGTAGCCCTCCGGCAGGGATTTGATGAAGCGGTCGATCTGCGCGAGCCGCGCCGCCTCCTCGACCTCGGCCTCGCTCGCATCGGGCCGGCCATAGCGGATATTGTATTCGATCGTATCATTGAACAGCACCGTGTCCTGCGGAACCATGCCGATCGCCGCCCGCAGGCTGACTTGCTGGACATCCGCGATCGGCTGCCCGTCGATCAGGATGCGGCCGGCATTGGGCTCATAGAAGCGGAACAACAGGCGGGAGATCGTCGACTTGCCGGCGCCCGAAGGCCCGACGATCGCAATGGTCTTGCCCGGCGGCACGGTGAAGGAGATGCCCTTCAGGATCGGCCGCTCCGGGATATAGGCGAAATGGACGTCCTCAAAACGGACCTCGCCGGCATCGACCCGCAGCGGCAGCGAACCCGGCTTGTCCTGGATCTCGGGATCCTTCCCGATCAGCGAGAACATCTGCTCGATGTCGAGCGTCGCCTGCTTGATCTCGCGATAGACGGTGCCCATGAAATTCAGCGGCTGGTAGAGCTGGATCAGCATGGCGTTGATCAGCACGAAATCACCGACCGTATGGGTGCCGGCGCGAAAACCGCGCACCGCCATCACCATCGAGAGCGTCAGCCCGGCGGCGAAGATCACGGCCTGGCCGAAATTGAGCCAGGCGAGCGAGGTGTAGGCCTTGATCGAATTGCGCTCATAGCGCGCCATGGAGAGGTCGTAGCGCGCCGTCTCGCGGGCTTCGGCGCCGAAATACTTCACCGTCTCGTAGTTCAAGAGCGAGTCGATCGCCTTGGAATTGGCGTCGGTATCGGACTCGTTCATCTGCGAGCGGATGGCGATGCGCCACTCCGTCGCCTTGATGGTATAGGTCATATAGGTCGTCACCATCACGACCAGCACGACGACATAGACCCAGTCGAACATCACCAGGAGCACGGTGATGATCAGCACGAGCTCGATCACCACCGGCACGAGCTGGTTGAGCCCGAGCCGGACCATCTCCTCGATGCCGTTGCGGCCGCGCTCCAGCACCCGGGTCAGGCCGCCGGTCTTGCGCTCCAAATGGAAGCGCAGCGAGAGATAATGCAGATGGCCGAAGGTCTGCAGCGCCAGCGTCCTCACTGCATGCATGAACACCGGCGCGAACAGCGCATCGCGCAATTGGATGAAGGCAGCCGAGCCAACGCGCGCCAGCCCATAGATGACCGTCAGCGCCAGGGGCGCGCCGACGAGCCAGGGCAGCCAGCGCTCCAGGCTGGTCGGCGTATTGGCCAACGCGTCCGTCGTCCATTTGAAGGCGAAGGGCACGCCCATCAGCACGATGCGGCCCGCGACCAGCAAAGCGAAGGCGAGCACGACACGCTTGCGCAGGTCGGCGCGGTCGGCCGGCCAAAGATAGGGCCAGAGCGCGCGGAAGGTCGCGACGAAGCCGGAGCCGGGCTGGAGCACGGCCGAGCGGGCAAAGCTCGGCGGCGGGTTGGACGCGGCTGGCGCAGACATCTTGAAACGATTCCAGTTGGCCGGGTGATATAGGCGCATTCGCGCGCCAATGCATGCCCATGTCACGCAAGGTTCCGATTGCGCTGGCCTGCTGCCTTGTTCTCGTCCCAAGGCGGGTGTCAGATACCGGCCAAGAACGCCAAAGTTTTGCTAACGGGGACGAAACAATGATGAAGTTCCAACGCGTTATCACCACTGCTGCCGCGGGGCTCTGCGCCGGGCTGATGCTCGCGGCCGCGCCCGCCGCAGCGCAGAAGGCCAAACCGCCGGCGCAGATCAAGATCACCAATATGCGCGTCTCGCCCCTGACGACCTTCGAGATCGCCACCACCGGCGACCAGTCGCGCCTCGTCGCCAAGCTCGCCAAGCCGCTGGAGCCGGGCAAGAGCACGGCGATCAAGCTCAACAAGCCCTCGGGCTGCAACTACTACGTGCTCGCCCGCTTCGGCGACGACGCCGAGAGCGACGGCGAGAGCATGGATCTGTGCAAGGACAGGGTCATCCGCCTGACGGAGTGAGGACGCGACGCGCCCTCTTTCCTTCTCCCGGATGGGAGAAGGTGGCGCGGAGCGCCGGATGAGGGTGTGCCCTCTCAATAGAAAGCGCTGCGGCGCAGTTGCGGTCCAATAATCAGCGGCAGGCCCTCATCCCTGCCCTTCTCCCATCCGGGAGAAGGGTTCCCCGCGCCCTTTTCGTCATGGTCGAGCGCTTCCACCCCATTCGGCTTCTACGCCGTCGCGCCCTCGCGCATCAGCTTGTAGGTGATCGAATCCACCAGCGCCTGGAACGAGGCGTCGATGATGTTGGCGCTGACGCCGACCGTGGTCCAGCGCGCGCCGGTCTCGTCGGCCGACTCGATCAGCACCCGGGTGACCGCGTCGGTGCCGCCCTGGAAGACCCGGACCTTGTAATCGACGAGGCGCAGGCCCTCGATCAATGACTGATAGCGGCCGAGATCCTTGCGCAGCGCCAGGTCGAGCGCGTTGACCGGGCCGAGCGCGCTCTCGGCGACCGAGATCAGCACCTCCTCGCCGACCTTCACCTTCACGATCGCCTCGGAGAAGGTAACGAGCTCGCCCAGCGCATTGTGGCGGCGCTCGACATTGGCGGTGAAGCGCTCGATCTCGAAATAGGCCGGCAATTCGCCCATGATGCGCTTGGCGAGCAGGAAGAAGGAAGCGTCTGCGCCCTCGAAAGCATAGCCTTGGGCCTCCTTCTCCTTGACCTCGTCGAGCACGCGGCCGAGGCGCGGATCGTCGCGGCCGAGCGTCACGCCGATGCGCTCCAGCTCGGCGACGAGGTTGGACTTCCCGCCCTGGTCCGAAATCAGGACCTTGCGCAGATTGCCGGTCGCCTCGGGCGGAACGTGCTCATAGGTGCGCGGGTCCTTCAGCACGGCCGAGGCATGGATGCCGGCCTTGGTGGTGAAGGCGGAGGCTCCGACGAAGGGCGCGTGGCGGTTGGGCGCCCGGTTCAGCATCTCGTCGAGCGCGCGCGAGACATGGGTGAGCTCGCCGAGTTGCGCCGCGTCGACACCGATGGCGAAGCGCTCGCGATAGCGCTCCTTGAGCTTCAGCGCGCCGATCAGCGTCACCAGATTGGCATTGCCGCAACGCTCGCCGAGCCCGTTCAACGTGCCCTGGATCTGGCGCGCACCGGCCTCGACAGCGGCCAGCGAATTGGCCACCGCGCAGCCGCAATCATCATGGGCGTGGATGCCGAGATGGTCGCCGGGAATGGTTTTCGTCACCGCGGCGACGATTGCCCCGATCTCGTCGGGCAGCGTGCCGCCATTGGTGTCGCAGAGCACGACCCAGCGCGCCCCGGCCTCATAGGCCGCGCGGGCGCAGGCGAGCGCATATTCGGGATTGGCCTTGTAGCCGTCGAAGAAGTGCTCGCAATCGAGCATCACCTCGCGGCCGGCGGCCCTGGCGGCTTCGACGCTCTCACGAATACCGATGAGGTTGTCTTCGAGCGGGATCTCGAGCGCGACATGGACATGGTAGTCCCAGGCCTTGGCGACGAAGACGATCGCGTCGGCCTTGGCTTCCAGCAGCGCTGCGATGCCGGGATCATTGGCGGCCGAGCGGCCGGCGCGTTTGGTCATGCCGAAGGCGGCGAATTTGGCCTGCGTAGTCGGTTTCTGCGCGAAGAACGCCGTATCCAGCGGATTGGCGCCGGGATAACCACCCTCGACATAGTCGATGCCGAGCTTGTCGAGCATGGCGGCGACGCTGCGCTTGTCGTCGAGCGAGAAATCGACGCCGGTCGTCTGCGCACCGTCGCGCAAAGTGGTGTCGAAGAGGTGGATGCGGGCAGCGCTCATCGCCCCCGCCTCAGTTTGAAGCGCAGCACGCGCGGCATCACCATGGCGAGCATGACGAGCTTCATGGCAACGGACAAAGCGCCGGCAGGGCGGATCTTCGGGGTGTCGGCGCGGTTCATCGTTTCACGTCCCATGTCGTCGTCGGCTCGCCGGTGGCGGGGTCCTTGCCGTCCTTGAGCTGGATGCCTTGCGCCAGAAGCGCATCGCGAATGCGGTCGGATTCGGCGAAATTCTTGGCGCGGCGGGCTTCGAGGCGAGCGGCGATCTGGGTTTCCTGCTCCTGAGTGAGACTTGCTTCGTCGCTGCGCAAATCAATACCCAGAAGAAGCAACGCCGAAACCGCACGTCGCTTGTTATTCAAAACCTGTTCTTCGGACAGAAAACCAGATTCGGGATCATCCCAAGCGAAGCCCGTATCCGGTTCGTCATCAGCCTCGGCCCAATGGCCCGCGTTCATCAGTTTGTGAATACGCGCCACGGCCGCTGAAACGTTCAGATCGTCAGACAGTGCATCACTAATCTGACTGTCGATATCTGCAGCCTGCCCATCGTAGCTGGGGGCCAATTTTAGCCGATTCCGCCAACGCACTAGCGTCTTCTCCGCCTCCTCCAGCGCCTTCACCGTCCAGTCGATCGGCTGGCGGTAATGCGTCTTCAGCATGGCAAGGCGCAGCACTTCGCCCGGCCATTTTCGCCCGCCAAAGACCTCGGTCTCCAGCAATTCGTTGATGGTGACGAAGTTGCCGAGCGATTTCGACATCTTCTCGCCCTCGACCTGCAGGAAGCCGTTATGCATCCAGATATTGGCCATGCGCCCTGCCCCGTCGGCGCCGCCAAAGGCGCAGCAGGATTGGGCAATCTCGTTCTCATGATGCGGGAAGACGAGATCGATGCCGCCGCCATGGATGTCGAAGACGTTCTTGGCCGGATCGTCGCAAGCCAAGCCGCCGCCGAAGGGCGACAGCAGTTTTGCCATCGACATCGCCGAGCATTCGATATGCCAGCCGGGACGGCCCGGCGTCTTGATCCCCGCCGGCGATGGCCAGCCGGGATCGACGCCCTCGCGGCTCGGCTTCCACAGCACGAAATCCATCGGGTCGCGCTTGTACGGGGCGACATCAACGCGCGCCCCGGCGATCATCTCGTCGAGCGGCCGGCGCGCCAGAGAGCCGTATTTCGGCGCAGCCTTGAGATGCTCGACGGCGGGCACATGGAACAGCACATGCTCTTCCGCGACATAGGCGACGCCGCGCGCGATCAGGCGCTCGATGATCGCCTTCATCTCCTCGATATGGTCGGTGGCGCGCGGCTCCGCGTCGGGCGGCAGGTTGCCGAGCGCGCCGATATCGGCATGAAACTGCACTGTGGTGCCTTGCGTGACCTTCGCGATCGCCTGGTTCAGCGGCAGGCCGGGATAGTCGCGGGCGGCGCGCGCGTTGATCTTGTCGTCGACGTCGGTGAGGTTGCGGGCATAGGTGACGTGATCGGCGCCATAGAGATGCCGCAGCAGCCGGTAGAGCACGTCGAAGACGATGACCGGGCGGGCATTGCCGATATGGGCGTAGTCATAGACCGTCGGGCCGCAGACATAGATGCGCACATTATCGGGATCGATCGGAGCGAAATCCTCCTTCGTCCGCGTCAGCGTGTTGTAGAGCCTCAAGGTCGGCGACATCGGAGAGTGTCCTGGCGAAACGGCGGAAGGCATGGAGACGAGCATATCCTGGCCGCTGGCCGGGGCGCTGTCTGTCTTTCCGTTTCAGGACGAGGACGTGAGCAGCCGGCCAGCGAAAGCTAGCGGCAAATAATGCAAATCGGGTTGGCGGCTCGCGTCATGAAAAACTGATTGCCTGCATGCGGGCTTTGCGTCAAGAGGGCGCCCCACTTGTTGCGCCGCACCATGGCTTGCGCGAGTTCATCCAAATTTAACCGGTTGGAACCATCCTCACGATTTGAGGGTTGAGCGCCCGATCGGGTCACGAGGAATATCTGAAATGCGCCGCGCCATCGCTCTTGTCGGCCTCTTCGGAATCATCGGCGCGGGCCTGTCCCTGTCGATCCTGCCCTCGACCAAGACTGTCGCGGCAGCCAGCGACCAGCGCACCTTCCTGATCCCAGCCAGCGACGGCTACGGCGTCGCCGACTGCATCTCGTCCAAATCCGAATGCGGCAAGATCGTCGCCAATGCCTGGTGCGAGGCCAAGGGCTTCAAGATGGCGACCAGCTTCGGCGTAGCCGATCGCGAGGATTTCACCGGCACGCTCGCCAAGGCGACCGTGACGGCCGAGCCCGAGCAGCCGCTGGTCATCGTCTGCGGCTGAGGCTGCCTAGCCTGTTCTTCGCCCACCAATCGCACTGCCAATCCGTGTAACCAAGCAGTTCCCCCTGCCGGCGCTCCGACGCTTCGCTCCACCCCGATTTTTTGGCGCTCTGCCACATCTCGATATAGGCATCGATGCGCCATTCCTGCCCCGGCAACGCGACATAGACAGATCGCATCCCTTCGACGCTCGCACCAATGGAAGCAGCCACCGGAGCCGAGAGCGGTTTATCGAGCACGCGCCTCACAAAGCGCCCATCCCTGACGAATGGATCAAAACGCGCAATCATCGTCGCGAACCAATCACACGGGTATGCGTCTTCGAACACGGCCAGTGGCTTGCGGCCCTCCAGCATGAGAGCCAGCTCGAATTCGGTGTGTATGAGGTAGGGCACATTCCGAAGCGCATGCCAGGGTCTCAGTTGGACCGGCCCGACATCGCCCGGA harbors:
- a CDS encoding ABCB family ABC transporter ATP-binding protein/permease gives rise to the protein MRLYHPANWNRFKMSAPAASNPPPSFARSAVLQPGSGFVATFRALWPYLWPADRADLRKRVVLAFALLVAGRIVLMGVPFAFKWTTDALANTPTSLERWLPWLVGAPLALTVIYGLARVGSAAFIQLRDALFAPVFMHAVRTLALQTFGHLHYLSLRFHLERKTGGLTRVLERGRNGIEEMVRLGLNQLVPVVIELVLIITVLLVMFDWVYVVVLVVMVTTYMTYTIKATEWRIAIRSQMNESDTDANSKAIDSLLNYETVKYFGAEARETARYDLSMARYERNSIKAYTSLAWLNFGQAVIFAAGLTLSMVMAVRGFRAGTHTVGDFVLINAMLIQLYQPLNFMGTVYREIKQATLDIEQMFSLIGKDPEIQDKPGSLPLRVDAGEVRFEDVHFAYIPERPILKGISFTVPPGKTIAIVGPSGAGKSTISRLLFRFYEPNAGRILIDGQPIADVQQVSLRAAIGMVPQDTVLFNDTIEYNIRYGRPDASEAEVEEAARLAQIDRFIKSLPEGYDTSVGERGLKLSGGEKQRVAIARTILKGPPVLVLDEATSALDSFTEKEIQDALDRVSEGRTTLVIAHRLSTVINADEIIVLDKGLIVERGSHPQLLAADGVYAALWNRQRQVDEAKATLQRATAEEAPSVRVSLTE
- the cimA gene encoding citramalate synthase, with product MSAARIHLFDTTLRDGAQTTGVDFSLDDKRSVAAMLDKLGIDYVEGGYPGANPLDTAFFAQKPTTQAKFAAFGMTKRAGRSAANDPGIAALLEAKADAIVFVAKAWDYHVHVALEIPLEDNLIGIRESVEAARAAGREVMLDCEHFFDGYKANPEYALACARAAYEAGARWVVLCDTNGGTLPDEIGAIVAAVTKTIPGDHLGIHAHDDCGCAVANSLAAVEAGARQIQGTLNGLGERCGNANLVTLIGALKLKERYRERFAIGVDAAQLGELTHVSRALDEMLNRAPNRHAPFVGASAFTTKAGIHASAVLKDPRTYEHVPPEATGNLRKVLISDQGGKSNLVAELERIGVTLGRDDPRLGRVLDEVKEKEAQGYAFEGADASFFLLAKRIMGELPAYFEIERFTANVERRHNALGELVTFSEAIVKVKVGEEVLISVAESALGPVNALDLALRKDLGRYQSLIEGLRLVDYKVRVFQGGTDAVTRVLIESADETGARWTTVGVSANIIDASFQALVDSITYKLMREGATA
- the cysS gene encoding cysteine--tRNA ligase, whose translation is MSPTLRLYNTLTRTKEDFAPIDPDNVRIYVCGPTVYDYAHIGNARPVIVFDVLYRLLRHLYGADHVTYARNLTDVDDKINARAARDYPGLPLNQAIAKVTQGTTVQFHADIGALGNLPPDAEPRATDHIEEMKAIIERLIARGVAYVAEEHVLFHVPAVEHLKAAPKYGSLARRPLDEMIAGARVDVAPYKRDPMDFVLWKPSREGVDPGWPSPAGIKTPGRPGWHIECSAMSMAKLLSPFGGGLACDDPAKNVFDIHGGGIDLVFPHHENEIAQSCCAFGGADGAGRMANIWMHNGFLQVEGEKMSKSLGNFVTINELLETEVFGGRKWPGEVLRLAMLKTHYRQPIDWTVKALEEAEKTLVRWRNRLKLAPSYDGQAADIDSQISDALSDDLNVSAAVARIHKLMNAGHWAEADDEPDTGFAWDDPESGFLSEEQVLNNKRRAVSALLLLGIDLRSDEASLTQEQETQIAARLEARRAKNFAESDRIRDALLAQGIQLKDGKDPATGEPTTTWDVKR